In one Candidatus Palibaumannia cicadellinicola genomic region, the following are encoded:
- the era gene encoding GTPase Era, which yields MSENITYCGFVAIVGRPNVGKSTLFNQLLGQKVSITSRKPQTTRHRILGINTEGPYQVIYIDTPGLHLDEKKMLNHLMNRTASKSIGNVELVLFVVEGTKWTHDDEMVVNKLYDQQVVLVINKVDKVIDKAKLLPHINFLSKQINFHAILPTCAINGMAINTLAGIVRQVLPAAIHYFPKEYITDRSPRFIVSEIIREKLIRFLGDELPYSIMVETECFLTKNNGCYDIKGIIIVESTGHKKILIGNQGRKIKTIGIEARQTMKTLFKTDVHLKLWVKVKSGWTNDECTLRSLGYMEYL from the coding sequence ATGAGCGAAAATATAACCTATTGTGGTTTTGTTGCGATCGTAGGGCGTCCTAACGTTGGTAAGTCTACACTTTTTAATCAGCTTCTAGGGCAAAAAGTATCAATTACTTCGCGTAAGCCACAGACTACACGTCACCGTATTCTGGGTATTAATACAGAAGGACCATATCAGGTTATTTATATAGATACCCCTGGGCTACATCTTGATGAGAAAAAGATGCTCAACCATTTGATGAACCGTACGGCTAGCAAATCTATCGGTAATGTAGAACTCGTTCTCTTCGTGGTCGAGGGTACCAAATGGACTCATGATGATGAAATGGTAGTAAATAAGCTATACGATCAACAGGTGGTACTAGTAATTAATAAAGTAGATAAAGTTATAGACAAAGCAAAGCTATTACCACATATTAATTTCTTAAGTAAACAGATTAATTTTCACGCTATTCTACCTACTTGCGCTATTAATGGCATGGCTATTAATACTTTAGCAGGTATTGTACGTCAAGTATTGCCAGCAGCTATTCACTATTTTCCGAAAGAATATATTACTGATCGTTCACCGCGATTCATTGTTTCTGAAATTATTCGTGAAAAATTAATTAGATTTTTGGGTGATGAGCTGCCGTATTCCATAATGGTCGAAACAGAATGCTTTCTCACTAAAAATAACGGCTGTTACGACATCAAAGGGATAATTATTGTTGAAAGTACCGGACATAAAAAAATACTCATTGGTAATCAAGGTAGAAAGATAAAAACTATCGGTATTGAAGCAAGGCAGACGATGAAAACTCTATTTAAAACAGATGTACATCTAAAACTATGGGTTAAGGTTAAATCCGGATGGACTAACGATGAATGTACCTTGCGTAGTTTGGGATATATGGAATATCTATAA